A genomic window from Litoreibacter janthinus includes:
- the glgA gene encoding glycogen synthase GlgA, whose translation MTKVLFVVSECAPLIKTGGLADVAGALPAALAAYGDEVRVLLPGYRAVIGKLGKTKVIQTIKDLFGGPAKLLGCTIAGLDLLVIDAPHLYDRDGGIYGDAVGKDWGDNPERFAALCFVAAEIAENGAGVWKPDIVHGHDWQAGLTPEYLHSAGVNVPFVFTVHNIAFHGNTSAERIASLRLDAARFNAEHFEFWGQVSALKAALMGADKITTVSRTYAEELLTPEFGIGMDGVLRHRKSDLFGIVNGIDKDIWNPSTDPNIKPYKTAAGKAANKKALQKIFGLGTSSGPLCVLVSRLTEQKGIDLLLEALPELLSRGGQLALLGSGDPRLEVAMLEAAAGHENVSVKIGYDEALSHQMMAGGDVILVPSRFEPCGLTQLYGLRYGTLPLVALTGGLADTVINASPAALASSVATGLQFFPITSQALANAFARLGSLYEQPKVWKAMQRNAMAQSVGWETSAAEYHAIYAGLT comes from the coding sequence ATGACAAAGGTTCTCTTCGTCGTGTCTGAATGTGCTCCGTTGATCAAGACGGGAGGCTTGGCAGATGTTGCCGGGGCACTACCAGCGGCGTTGGCGGCCTATGGCGATGAAGTGCGGGTGCTATTGCCGGGCTACAGGGCAGTCATAGGCAAGCTTGGCAAAACCAAGGTGATCCAAACCATCAAAGACCTGTTCGGCGGACCCGCAAAACTGCTTGGGTGCACAATTGCTGGGCTGGATCTGTTGGTGATCGATGCGCCGCATTTGTATGACCGCGATGGCGGCATTTATGGTGATGCGGTCGGTAAGGATTGGGGCGACAACCCAGAACGGTTCGCGGCGTTGTGCTTCGTGGCCGCAGAGATAGCGGAAAATGGAGCAGGCGTGTGGAAGCCGGACATTGTGCATGGGCATGACTGGCAAGCCGGGCTGACGCCAGAATATTTGCACTCGGCAGGCGTAAACGTGCCGTTCGTTTTTACCGTCCACAACATCGCGTTTCATGGGAATACTTCGGCAGAAAGAATAGCGTCCTTGAGACTGGACGCAGCAAGGTTCAATGCAGAGCATTTTGAGTTTTGGGGACAGGTGTCGGCTTTGAAGGCCGCACTCATGGGCGCGGACAAGATTACAACTGTTTCGCGCACCTACGCAGAAGAACTGCTAACGCCCGAATTTGGCATTGGCATGGACGGTGTGTTGCGGCACCGAAAATCGGACCTTTTCGGAATCGTTAATGGCATCGACAAGGATATCTGGAACCCCTCAACCGACCCCAACATCAAACCCTACAAGACTGCCGCGGGAAAGGCTGCGAACAAGAAAGCCCTGCAAAAGATTTTTGGGCTTGGCACATCAAGCGGCCCTTTGTGTGTGTTGGTATCGCGGCTGACAGAGCAAAAAGGCATTGATTTGCTGCTCGAGGCACTGCCGGAGTTGCTCAGTCGGGGTGGGCAGTTGGCGCTGCTGGGTTCAGGCGACCCAAGACTGGAAGTCGCGATGCTTGAGGCAGCCGCAGGGCATGAAAACGTCTCGGTCAAGATCGGCTATGACGAAGCTCTGTCCCACCAGATGATGGCGGGCGGCGACGTAATTTTGGTGCCATCGCGATTTGAGCCATGCGGTTTGACCCAACTTTATGGGTTGCGCTACGGCACCTTGCCCTTGGTCGCTTTGACCGGAGGGTTGGCGGACACTGTGATCAACGCATCGCCTGCGGCATTGGCCAGCAGCGTTGCCACGGGGCTGCAGTTCTTCCCTATCACATCTCAAGCGTTGGCGAACGCCTTTGCTCGGCTCGGCTCGCTTTATGAGCAACCGAAGGTCTGGAAGGCGATGCAGCGCAATGCGATGGCCCAATCGGTCGGGTGGGAAACCTCGGCGGCTGAGTACCACGCCATCTATGCTGGTCTAACATGA
- a CDS encoding alpha-D-glucose phosphate-specific phosphoglucomutase yields the protein MPMQTVRTDPIDGQKPGTSGLRKKTAVFKRPRYLENYVQAIFDGIGGVQGKVLVVGGDGRFFNDDAIQIILRMAAANGAAKCIVGKGGILSTPAVSHLIRLRSADGGLILSASHNPGGPDADFGLKYNGPNGGPATEAVTDKIFARTTTIEMYQITASGGVDINTLGTRSHEDMEVEIVDPVEDYAALMETIFDFDKIRALFAGGFTMRFDAMHAVTGPYAHEILEGKLGAAKGTVVNGVPSPDFGGGHPDPNPIWAKELMDVMYGADAPDFGAASDGDGDRNMVVGRGAYVTPSDSLAVLCAKAHLAPGYKGGLAGVARSMPTSRAVDRVAESLGIGCYETPTGWKFFGNLLDAGKVTLCGEESAGTGSDHVREKDGLWAVLLWLNILAETKQSVADLMADLWKSHGRCYYSRHDYEDVDSGKANSMVEALRAKLPSLAGTAIAGLTVETADEFAYDDPVDGSHSAGQGLRIVFKDGARAVFRLSGTGTEGATIRIYLEQLETADDKLQMEPEVALARVRDAAMALSDLTAMTGRVEPDVIT from the coding sequence ATGCCGATGCAAACAGTTCGCACGGATCCGATTGATGGCCAAAAACCCGGCACAAGCGGGTTGCGCAAGAAAACGGCCGTCTTCAAGAGGCCCCGCTACCTTGAAAACTATGTGCAGGCCATATTCGACGGTATTGGCGGCGTTCAGGGCAAAGTGCTCGTGGTGGGGGGCGATGGGCGCTTTTTCAACGACGATGCGATACAGATCATTTTGCGCATGGCGGCAGCCAATGGCGCGGCGAAGTGCATTGTAGGGAAGGGGGGTATCCTGTCGACGCCGGCGGTGTCCCACCTTATTCGACTACGTAGCGCGGACGGGGGCTTGATCCTGTCGGCAAGTCACAACCCGGGCGGGCCGGATGCGGATTTCGGCTTGAAGTATAACGGGCCAAATGGCGGCCCTGCGACAGAAGCTGTCACAGATAAGATATTCGCGCGCACGACGACTATTGAGATGTACCAGATCACGGCCTCTGGCGGTGTAGATATCAACACACTGGGCACACGTAGCCATGAAGATATGGAGGTCGAGATTGTCGACCCTGTCGAAGACTACGCGGCCCTGATGGAGACGATTTTCGACTTTGACAAGATCCGAGCGCTGTTTGCGGGTGGCTTCACCATGCGCTTCGACGCCATGCATGCGGTGACTGGCCCTTATGCGCACGAGATCCTTGAGGGCAAGCTGGGAGCCGCCAAGGGAACTGTGGTGAACGGAGTTCCGAGCCCTGATTTTGGTGGAGGGCATCCTGACCCGAACCCGATTTGGGCAAAGGAATTGATGGATGTGATGTACGGCGCAGATGCGCCCGATTTTGGTGCGGCCTCTGATGGTGATGGGGACCGCAATATGGTCGTAGGGCGGGGTGCATATGTTACGCCATCGGACAGCCTCGCAGTACTTTGCGCCAAAGCACACCTGGCGCCGGGCTATAAAGGCGGGCTGGCAGGGGTTGCGCGCTCAATGCCGACGTCGCGTGCGGTGGATAGGGTGGCCGAAAGCCTCGGCATTGGCTGCTACGAGACACCGACCGGCTGGAAGTTCTTCGGCAACCTGCTGGATGCAGGCAAGGTGACGCTTTGCGGCGAAGAAAGCGCTGGCACCGGGTCGGACCATGTTCGCGAAAAGGACGGGCTTTGGGCGGTTTTGCTGTGGCTAAACATTCTGGCAGAGACCAAACAATCGGTTGCAGATTTGATGGCAGATCTTTGGAAGTCCCACGGGCGATGCTATTACTCGCGCCACGATTATGAAGACGTCGATAGCGGCAAGGCCAATTCGATGGTCGAGGCATTGCGAGCCAAGCTGCCCTCACTTGCCGGAACGGCAATTGCGGGCCTGACCGTCGAGACTGCGGACGAGTTTGCATATGACGACCCTGTGGATGGATCCCATTCCGCCGGGCAGGGTCTGCGCATCGTATTCAAAGATGGCGCGCGCGCTGTATTCCGTCTGTCTGGCACTGGGACTGAAGGGGCAACGATCCGCATCTATCTGGAGCAGCTAGAGACCGCTGATGACAAGCTGCAAATGGAACCCGAAGTGGCGTTGGCAAGGGTGCGTGACGCCGCAATGGCGCTATCGGATTTGACTGCGATGACGGGTCGGGTTGAACCTGATGTGATTACCTGA
- the glgB gene encoding 1,4-alpha-glucan branching protein GlgB, whose protein sequence is MPRPKLDRSLDIVTPDTLAALNSGTHPSPFDVLGPHKIGNKRWITTFQPAAVEVIATVGKKQTILPRLEGDVFSGPVAGKTYTLTMRYANGTEQTTHDPFAFDPVLSDFDRYLIGEGTHKELWRVLGAHVTKHQKVDGVHFAVWAPNARRVSVVGDFNQWDGRRHPMRPAGQTGVWEVFLPQVTDGALYKYEIIGADGSMALKADPVGFGSQHPPEKASVVRDIAGYGWKDKAWMKARAARADRASPISIYEVHLGSWRRRYDDGGRPLSYQELARDLVNYVKFMGFTHIELLPVSEFPFDGSWGYQPVGLFAPTIRFGPPHEFRDFVEAAHAAEVGVLLDWVPGHFPTDDHGLAKFDGTALYEHADPHEGFHQDWNTLIPNYGRREVKNYFVSNALYWIEEYHLDGLRVDAVASMLYRDYSRKDGEWVPNKDGGRENYEAIEFLQEMNIAVYGADPSVMTVAEESTSFPAVSQPVHSGGLGFGYKWNMGWMNDTLRYMEKDPIYRQHDHHLMTFPMDWAFTENFILPISHDEVVHGKGSMIEKMPGTEWEKYANLRAYYAFMWTQPGKKLLFMGCEFAQPEEWDHNAELNWGAAEQPANKGIQQLVRDLNALYRETPALYVKDCVSDGFAWLSNDPSQSTIGFVRHGAKGDAPVVVMCNFTPVERPGFRVGVPKQGFWEEALNTDAAIYGGGNRGNLGGGHTEDIAADGQAHSMVLTLPPLSVVVLRLRRNQ, encoded by the coding sequence ATGCCAAGGCCTAAACTTGATCGGAGCCTGGATATCGTGACACCGGATACATTGGCTGCTCTCAACAGCGGCACCCATCCCTCACCCTTTGACGTTTTGGGCCCACATAAAATCGGGAACAAGCGATGGATCACGACATTTCAGCCCGCTGCAGTGGAGGTCATCGCAACTGTTGGCAAGAAGCAGACGATACTGCCGCGCCTTGAGGGGGATGTGTTCTCAGGTCCTGTAGCCGGGAAAACCTATACCCTGACAATGCGCTACGCGAATGGAACTGAGCAGACCACGCATGATCCTTTTGCCTTTGATCCGGTCCTGTCTGACTTTGATCGATATCTGATTGGCGAAGGGACCCATAAAGAACTTTGGCGAGTTCTCGGGGCGCATGTGACCAAACATCAAAAGGTCGATGGCGTTCATTTCGCGGTTTGGGCGCCCAACGCGCGGCGTGTCAGTGTCGTCGGGGATTTCAATCAGTGGGACGGCCGTCGCCACCCGATGCGGCCTGCAGGGCAGACTGGCGTTTGGGAAGTGTTCCTGCCGCAAGTGACGGATGGAGCCTTATACAAATACGAGATCATTGGTGCTGATGGATCAATGGCACTGAAAGCCGATCCAGTCGGGTTTGGGTCGCAGCACCCGCCCGAGAAAGCCTCTGTCGTGCGAGACATTGCTGGATATGGGTGGAAAGACAAGGCTTGGATGAAGGCAAGGGCTGCGCGTGCGGATCGTGCCAGTCCAATTTCCATCTATGAGGTGCATCTTGGGTCTTGGCGACGTCGCTACGACGATGGCGGAAGACCTCTGAGCTACCAAGAATTGGCGCGCGATCTTGTGAACTATGTCAAGTTCATGGGCTTCACTCATATCGAGCTGTTGCCAGTATCCGAGTTTCCATTTGACGGGTCGTGGGGCTACCAGCCCGTGGGACTGTTCGCTCCGACCATTCGGTTCGGCCCTCCGCATGAATTCCGCGATTTCGTTGAAGCCGCCCATGCGGCTGAGGTTGGTGTCTTGCTGGATTGGGTGCCAGGACATTTTCCAACCGATGATCACGGCCTCGCCAAGTTTGACGGCACAGCGCTCTATGAGCATGCCGACCCGCACGAGGGATTCCATCAGGATTGGAACACATTGATCCCCAATTACGGGCGGCGTGAGGTGAAGAACTACTTCGTGTCCAACGCCCTTTACTGGATCGAGGAATACCATCTCGATGGTCTGCGCGTGGATGCTGTGGCGTCGATGCTGTACCGGGACTATTCGCGCAAAGATGGCGAATGGGTGCCCAACAAAGACGGCGGACGCGAAAACTATGAAGCGATCGAGTTCCTGCAAGAGATGAACATCGCAGTGTACGGCGCGGACCCAAGCGTGATGACCGTGGCCGAGGAAAGCACGTCATTCCCTGCCGTGTCGCAGCCAGTACATTCAGGCGGACTTGGCTTTGGTTACAAGTGGAACATGGGCTGGATGAACGACACCCTGCGCTACATGGAAAAAGACCCCATTTATCGCCAGCATGATCACCACCTGATGACTTTCCCGATGGATTGGGCCTTCACCGAGAATTTTATCCTGCCGATCAGTCACGATGAAGTCGTGCATGGCAAAGGTTCTATGATCGAGAAAATGCCGGGCACCGAATGGGAGAAATATGCCAATTTGCGGGCCTACTATGCGTTCATGTGGACCCAGCCGGGCAAGAAATTGCTGTTCATGGGGTGCGAGTTTGCGCAGCCCGAAGAATGGGACCACAACGCTGAACTGAATTGGGGCGCGGCTGAACAACCTGCCAATAAGGGAATTCAGCAATTGGTGCGCGACCTGAACGCGCTCTATCGCGAGACGCCGGCGCTCTATGTGAAGGACTGCGTTTCTGACGGATTTGCATGGCTCAGCAACGACCCCTCGCAATCGACGATCGGGTTTGTGCGCCATGGCGCTAAGGGGGACGCCCCAGTTGTTGTTATGTGCAACTTTACACCGGTTGAGCGCCCGGGTTTTCGCGTTGGCGTGCCAAAGCAAGGCTTCTGGGAGGAGGCGCTAAACACCGACGCCGCGATCTACGGAGGTGGGAACCGAGGCAATCTAGGAGGCGGTCACACGGAAGACATAGCGGCCGACGGGCAAGCCCATTCAATGGTGCTAACCTTGCCGCCGCTCTCGGTGGTGGTGCTGCGCCTTCGGCGCAATCAATAG
- the glgC gene encoding glucose-1-phosphate adenylyltransferase, producing the protein MATKRLTQRSMVFVLAGGRGSRLKELTDRRVKPAVPFGGKARIIDFALSNAVNSGIRKMAVATQYKAHSLIRHTQRGWNFFRAERNEFLDVLPASQRGGNESWYKGTADAVTQNIDIVDSYGVDYVIILAGDHIYKMDYEIMLRQHVETKADVTVGCLTVPRMEAAAFGVMDTDKDGRITSFLEKPADPPGMPGDPENALASMGIYVFDWKFLRDLLLKDAEDPDSTNDFGNDLIPEIVKGGKAMAHRFDESCVRAEGAPAYWKDVGTVDAFWQAHIDLTNFTPELDLWDRDWPIWTYNESVPPAKFIHDERDRRGMAISSMVSGGCIISGTEVRNSCLFTNVKTNSYAVLDHAVVLPNVTVHRSARLRQVVVDGGVVIPEGLVVGEDANEDAKWFRVTERGTTLITQDMLNKRAAAL; encoded by the coding sequence ATGGCTACTAAGCGCTTAACACAAAGATCCATGGTTTTCGTGTTGGCCGGAGGGCGCGGGAGTCGTCTTAAGGAATTAACCGATCGTCGTGTGAAACCCGCTGTGCCGTTTGGCGGCAAAGCACGCATTATCGACTTTGCCCTGTCTAACGCGGTCAATTCTGGTATCCGCAAAATGGCGGTTGCAACGCAATACAAAGCCCACAGCCTGATCCGCCATACCCAACGCGGCTGGAATTTCTTTCGCGCAGAGCGCAACGAATTCTTAGACGTGCTGCCAGCGTCGCAACGCGGCGGGAATGAAAGCTGGTACAAAGGGACGGCGGATGCGGTGACCCAGAATATCGACATCGTCGACAGCTACGGCGTGGATTACGTGATCATTCTGGCAGGCGACCACATCTACAAGATGGACTATGAGATTATGCTGCGCCAGCATGTCGAAACCAAGGCCGACGTGACCGTCGGTTGCCTGACTGTGCCACGCATGGAAGCCGCAGCGTTTGGTGTCATGGACACCGACAAGGACGGGCGCATCACCAGCTTTCTGGAAAAACCAGCTGATCCGCCCGGTATGCCTGGGGATCCAGAAAACGCGTTGGCCTCGATGGGCATCTACGTGTTCGACTGGAAGTTCCTGCGCGATCTTTTGCTTAAAGATGCCGAGGATCCCGATTCAACCAATGATTTTGGCAACGACCTTATCCCAGAGATCGTTAAAGGCGGGAAGGCTATGGCCCACCGTTTTGATGAGAGCTGTGTTCGCGCTGAAGGTGCGCCCGCCTATTGGAAGGACGTGGGCACGGTTGATGCATTTTGGCAGGCGCATATCGATCTGACCAACTTCACGCCCGAATTAGATTTGTGGGATCGCGATTGGCCGATCTGGACCTACAACGAAAGCGTGCCGCCGGCGAAGTTTATCCACGACGAGCGAGACCGGCGCGGCATGGCGATTTCGTCGATGGTTTCAGGCGGGTGCATCATCTCTGGGACAGAAGTGCGAAATTCGTGCCTGTTCACCAATGTAAAGACCAACTCCTATGCTGTTCTGGATCATGCCGTTGTACTGCCAAATGTGACTGTTCATCGCTCGGCGCGTCTTCGGCAGGTTGTCGTCGATGGCGGCGTGGTTATTCCTGAGGGCCTTGTCGTAGGCGAAGACGCCAACGAAGACGCCAAATGGTTCCGTGTCACGGAACGTGGCACGACATTGATCACCCAAGATATGCTCAACAAGAGGGCTGCCGCCTTATGA
- the glgX gene encoding glycogen debranching protein GlgX has protein sequence MNSKPFQIRPGLPFPLGATVDAGGVNFAVFSQHATKVMLCLFDENGVEHQVVKLPEREGHVWHGYLPGLKAGQQYGYRMDGPYEPSEGHRFNPFKLLIDPYAKRLTGHPIWNDALFGYKSGHKDKDLSFDKADSAPYMPRCVVVDPHFDWSDTPRPNHLLENSMIYEAHVKGLTAGRKDIKNAGSYLAMASDPILEHLNNLGVTAVELLPVQAFLNEKFLLDRGLTNYWGYMTYGFFAPDPRYMQGTDISEFQQMVERFHSAGIEVILDVVYNHTAEGSEMGPTLMFRGLDNASYYRLAEDKRYYIDDAGCGNTLDFENPFVIRLVMDSLRYWVEVMHVDGFRFDLCSALGRTRHGFERDGPFFRAIGQDPVLNKVKLIAEPWDIGPGGYQLGAYPAPFAEWNDKFRDDVRGFWRGDPGKVSDIAGRLTGSAQFFDHDGRSATSSLNFLTAHDGFTLEDTVSYSEKNNLANGEDNRDGHSNNHSDNMGVEGATDNAEIIAARIRRKRNLIATLMLSQGTPMMLAGDELSNSQGGNNNTYCQDNEIGWVNWPDEEDPFFTFCQQAISFRRMHPLLRQRRFLHSRQRLVDGEPDLFWRRTNGKPMRQDDWDDPGLNVLVAEMRMASGSPEYVQREGALLVVLNRGDAVEITPPALPDGSAWVRRFDTSQDDAIKVTAGMHVAADAVVVFSHETHA, from the coding sequence ATGAACTCAAAGCCCTTCCAAATTCGACCTGGGTTGCCGTTCCCCTTGGGGGCAACTGTCGATGCCGGTGGGGTGAACTTCGCTGTCTTTTCGCAGCACGCGACCAAGGTGATGTTGTGTTTGTTCGACGAGAACGGGGTTGAGCACCAAGTTGTGAAATTACCCGAACGCGAAGGCCATGTGTGGCACGGCTACCTACCGGGGCTGAAGGCCGGTCAACAATATGGGTACCGCATGGACGGGCCTTATGAGCCGAGCGAAGGACATAGGTTCAATCCGTTCAAACTTTTGATCGACCCGTATGCAAAGCGTCTAACCGGGCATCCAATATGGAACGATGCGTTGTTTGGGTACAAGTCGGGTCACAAGGACAAGGACCTGAGTTTCGACAAAGCCGACAGCGCGCCCTACATGCCCCGTTGCGTGGTGGTGGACCCGCATTTCGACTGGAGCGATACGCCGCGTCCGAACCATTTGCTGGAAAACTCGATGATCTACGAGGCCCATGTTAAGGGGCTGACAGCGGGTCGGAAGGATATCAAGAATGCGGGCAGCTACCTCGCCATGGCGTCTGATCCTATTCTGGAGCACCTCAACAATTTGGGTGTCACGGCAGTCGAGTTGTTGCCAGTGCAGGCGTTTCTGAACGAGAAATTTCTGCTGGACCGGGGGCTGACGAACTACTGGGGCTATATGACCTACGGGTTCTTCGCGCCGGACCCGCGGTATATGCAAGGCACCGATATTTCCGAGTTCCAGCAGATGGTGGAGCGGTTCCACTCGGCCGGGATCGAGGTCATTCTAGATGTGGTTTACAACCACACTGCCGAGGGGTCCGAGATGGGGCCGACGCTGATGTTTCGGGGGCTCGACAACGCAAGCTACTACCGACTTGCCGAGGATAAGCGATATTATATCGACGACGCAGGTTGCGGGAATACACTTGATTTCGAGAACCCTTTCGTAATCCGGCTGGTGATGGACTCGTTACGCTATTGGGTTGAGGTCATGCATGTCGACGGGTTCCGGTTTGATCTGTGCTCCGCCTTGGGGCGCACGCGTCACGGGTTCGAACGCGACGGGCCGTTCTTCCGTGCCATCGGGCAGGATCCAGTTTTGAACAAGGTGAAGCTCATCGCCGAGCCTTGGGACATTGGCCCTGGGGGCTATCAGCTCGGTGCTTATCCAGCGCCATTTGCCGAATGGAACGATAAGTTTCGTGACGATGTTCGGGGGTTTTGGCGCGGCGATCCTGGCAAAGTGTCCGACATCGCTGGACGACTGACCGGTTCGGCGCAGTTTTTTGATCATGATGGGCGCTCGGCCACGTCGTCATTGAATTTCTTGACCGCCCATGACGGCTTCACGCTGGAGGATACTGTCAGCTACTCCGAAAAGAACAATCTAGCGAACGGCGAAGACAACCGCGATGGGCATTCCAATAACCACTCGGACAATATGGGTGTTGAGGGCGCGACGGATAATGCAGAAATCATAGCCGCGCGTATCAGGCGCAAGCGAAACCTAATCGCCACGCTAATGCTGTCGCAAGGCACTCCGATGATGCTAGCAGGCGATGAGCTGAGCAATTCGCAAGGTGGCAACAACAACACCTATTGCCAAGACAACGAAATTGGGTGGGTCAACTGGCCTGACGAAGAAGATCCGTTTTTTACCTTCTGCCAACAAGCGATATCGTTTCGCCGAATGCATCCCCTGCTTAGGCAAAGACGTTTCCTACATTCGCGCCAACGTTTGGTAGACGGAGAACCAGATTTGTTCTGGCGGCGCACAAATGGCAAGCCGATGCGGCAAGACGATTGGGATGACCCGGGTTTGAATGTTCTGGTGGCCGAGATGCGCATGGCGTCAGGCTCCCCCGAGTATGTGCAGCGCGAAGGCGCGCTGCTGGTTGTGCTGAACCGAGGTGACGCGGTGGAGATCACCCCGCCCGCCTTGCCAGATGGGAGCGCGTGGGTGCGCCGTTTCGACACCAGCCAAGACGACGCTATCAAGGTGACAGCCGGGATGCACGTGGCGGCAGACGCTGTCGTCGTATTCTCGCATGAAACGCACGCCTGA
- a CDS encoding glycogen/starch/alpha-glucan phosphorylase, with protein sequence MNDLSAEALRIRITQHLTYTLGKDKPHASLYDWRMAVSYSVRDLIIEPWFAATRKTYEAQGKRVYYLSLEFLIGRILGDAMMNLGLFETVQDVLEGEGVSLADVIEDEPDAALGNGGLGRLAACFLESMSTLACPAYGYGIRYEHGLFRQLFESGRQVEHPEDWLNQPHPWEFERPEARYTISFKGHLDGQSVWQPSETVYARAYDMPVVGWQGKWANTLRLWGAHPTELFDLEQFNSGDHTAAAAPEALARTLSRVLYPEDTTDSGKELRLKQEYFLTSAALQDILRRFLSEYDDFAQLPDKVAIQMNDTHPALAGPELIRLLMDEHGLDWNAAKRIALGCLNYTNHTLLPEALETWSTWLMGRVLPRHMQIIEQIDQEHRAATKCAADLAIVKHDQVHMGTLAFVMASHVNGVSALHTDLMKETVFSGLHGLYPARVLNQTNGVTPRRWLRLSNPALSKVLTDTIGAGWESDLARLSELNTFEDDRAVRDAIGAAKRHNKLALSNWASDRLGITLNPDAVFDVQIKRMHEYKRQLLNVFETIHRWSAIRSNPEAGWTPRVKIFGGKAAPGYFAAKEIIRLINDVANVVNNDPVVGDLLKVVYPANYNVSMAERLIPATDLSEQISTAGKEASGTGNMKFTMNGALTIGTLDGANVEIREQVGAENFFLFGMTAAEVRDRYLIEGHARTAILDSPTLQDVLQMIVEGRFSPEDTDRYNGLVDATWNHDPFLVASDFDSYLAVQAEVDLAFADEDHWNRLALRNIAGSGYFSSDRTIKGYMADIWDTRSLL encoded by the coding sequence ATGAATGATCTCTCTGCAGAAGCGCTGCGGATCCGTATCACTCAGCACCTGACCTACACGTTGGGCAAGGATAAACCACATGCGAGCCTTTACGATTGGCGCATGGCGGTGAGTTATTCCGTGCGTGATCTCATAATCGAACCTTGGTTTGCCGCGACGCGCAAAACCTACGAGGCGCAGGGCAAGCGCGTTTATTACCTTTCACTTGAATTTCTGATTGGTCGCATCCTTGGCGACGCAATGATGAATCTGGGCCTGTTTGAAACGGTGCAGGACGTTCTGGAGGGAGAGGGCGTTTCGCTGGCTGATGTGATCGAGGATGAACCCGATGCAGCACTTGGCAATGGTGGGCTGGGCCGGTTGGCCGCATGTTTCCTCGAAAGCATGTCGACACTCGCATGCCCTGCTTATGGCTATGGCATCCGCTACGAACACGGGCTGTTTCGCCAGTTGTTCGAAAGTGGTCGGCAGGTTGAGCATCCTGAAGACTGGCTGAACCAGCCGCACCCTTGGGAATTCGAACGCCCAGAGGCGCGCTATACCATCTCCTTCAAAGGTCATCTGGACGGCCAATCAGTCTGGCAGCCTTCCGAGACTGTATATGCCCGCGCCTACGATATGCCGGTCGTTGGGTGGCAAGGCAAATGGGCGAACACATTGCGCCTTTGGGGCGCGCATCCGACGGAACTCTTCGATCTGGAGCAGTTCAATTCGGGCGATCACACCGCGGCGGCTGCTCCGGAGGCCTTGGCGCGCACGCTATCACGGGTCCTTTACCCAGAGGACACGACGGACAGCGGCAAGGAATTGCGCTTGAAGCAGGAGTATTTCCTGACGTCCGCCGCATTGCAGGACATCCTCCGTCGGTTCCTTAGCGAGTATGACGATTTCGCGCAGTTGCCAGACAAGGTCGCCATCCAGATGAACGACACCCATCCAGCGTTGGCCGGGCCGGAGCTCATCCGCCTGTTGATGGACGAACATGGACTAGATTGGAACGCTGCCAAACGTATCGCGTTGGGCTGCTTGAACTACACCAACCACACCTTGCTGCCGGAGGCGCTGGAAACGTGGTCGACATGGCTCATGGGGCGCGTTTTGCCGCGTCATATGCAGATCATCGAACAGATCGACCAAGAGCACCGAGCGGCGACAAAATGTGCAGCTGATCTTGCGATTGTGAAGCACGATCAAGTGCATATGGGCACGCTGGCTTTCGTCATGGCATCCCATGTAAACGGAGTCTCGGCGCTGCACACTGACCTGATGAAGGAGACGGTCTTTTCCGGTTTGCACGGACTTTATCCTGCACGGGTTTTGAACCAAACCAATGGCGTCACACCGAGACGATGGTTGCGACTATCGAACCCTGCTTTGTCCAAAGTCTTGACCGACACAATTGGTGCCGGATGGGAAAGCGATTTGGCGCGCTTGTCCGAGCTGAACACTTTTGAGGATGACCGCGCCGTGCGGGACGCGATTGGAGCGGCCAAACGGCACAATAAACTCGCGCTGTCGAATTGGGCGTCGGACCGTTTGGGTATCACTCTGAACCCGGACGCCGTGTTCGACGTGCAGATCAAGCGTATGCATGAATACAAGCGCCAGCTTCTGAATGTGTTCGAAACCATCCACCGTTGGTCCGCCATTCGCTCCAACCCGGAAGCAGGCTGGACGCCCCGCGTCAAGATTTTCGGTGGCAAAGCCGCTCCGGGATATTTTGCGGCCAAAGAGATCATTCGTTTGATAAATGACGTGGCCAATGTTGTTAACAACGATCCGGTCGTGGGAGATCTGCTGAAGGTTGTCTACCCGGCCAACTATAACGTTTCGATGGCAGAACGGCTGATCCCAGCGACGGATCTATCGGAGCAAATTTCGACCGCAGGAAAAGAAGCGTCCGGCACCGGCAATATGAAATTCACGATGAACGGTGCGCTGACGATTGGCACGCTGGACGGGGCCAATGTGGAAATTCGCGAGCAGGTAGGTGCCGAGAATTTCTTCCTATTCGGAATGACCGCCGCCGAAGTCCGCGACCGCTACTTGATCGAGGGCCATGCCCGCACAGCGATATTGGACAGCCCAACTTTGCAAGATGTTTTGCAGATGATTGTCGAGGGACGGTTCAGCCCAGAAGATACCGATAGATACAATGGTCTTGTCGACGCGACTTGGAACCATGATCCGTTTCTGGTTGCTTCGGATTTTGACAGCTACCTTGCAGTACAGGCTGAAGTGGACCTTGCCTTCGCTGACGAGGACCATTGGAACAGGCTGGCGCTGCGCAACATCGCAGGGTCCGGTTATTTCTCGTCGGACCGCACGATCAAAGGTTACATGGCCGATATTTGGGACACAAGGAGCCTGCTTTAG